The following are from one region of the Macrobrachium nipponense isolate FS-2020 chromosome 21, ASM1510439v2, whole genome shotgun sequence genome:
- the LOC135198185 gene encoding lysozyme C-like, which produces MMRNLLSIILVVSAVSSNTLAKIFEKCELAALLENKHKMSRDDVKSWVCIAQYESTFNTEAINQANWDGSKDYGLFQLNNKYWCGDDYGKNECKMACSDLLDDDLTDDLACIKKIIKDTEAWKGKGTGLSAWVAYVNRCENRNLDEYMAECWSDPIESNIINTKDEEEESTQEPEAVTENEDASGPADNGDSPIINLVRVPIMLQRFPYFQHLVNPYGYIYQQRYQ; this is translated from the exons gAACCTGCTCAGCATCATTTTAGTGGTTTCAGCGGTCTCTTCCAACACCCTGgcaaagatatttgagaaatgtGAACTTGCTGCTCTGCTGGAGAACAAACACAAGATGTCCCGGGACGACGTCAAAAGCT GGGTGTGCATCGCTCAGTACGAATCGACCTTCAACACGGAAGCCATCAACCAGGCCAACTGGGACGGCAGCAAGGATTACGGCCTCTTCCAACTCAACAACAAGTACTGGTGCGGAGACGATTATGGCAAGAATGAATGCAAGATGGCCTGTTCAG ATCTCTTAGACGATGATTTAACGGATGACCTTGCTTGCATCAAGAAAATTATCAAGGACACGGAAGCCTGGAAAGGGAAAGGAACGGGCTTATCTGCATG GGTTGCTTACGTCAACAGATGTGAAAATAGAAATCTGGATGAATACATGGCGGAATGTTGGTCTGATCCAATCGAGTCCAACATCATCAACactaaagacgaagaagaagagtctACCCAAGAACCAGAAGCAGTTACAGAAAACGAGGACGCCTCCGGTCCTGCAGACAACGGAGACTCGCCTATAATCAATCTTGTTCGCGTTCCCATCATGTTGCAGAGGTTCCCCTACTTCCAGCACTTAGTCAACCCCTATGGTTACATATACCAACAAAGATATCAGTAA